The Psychrosphaera ytuae genome includes a region encoding these proteins:
- a CDS encoding GGDEF domain-containing protein, protein MDYISHLDVVNPETNTAFVPSWQGYNSVTQDPAMLTEQLQTTLDIEQLLSIYLAAIGASHKVAAVELDTYHGKFTAGMPSSSHEELALPIQINDQLMGRLRYFSTKPITDILLSSLSNFQKRLVFPLRNALAFWQLQQMALKDPLTAIGNRASYDDAIGRAICSAKRRDTKFSLMVLDLDNFKQANDRYGHQLGDQILVRFTQLLLDCIRGTDQAFRFGGDEFAIILDEQAKDCARFVAERLQQAVLGSEIAQKYSVGVSIGYAVFDKADSTTSLFARADKALYDAKHAGKNCVRTA, encoded by the coding sequence ATGGACTATATCAGTCATTTGGATGTGGTAAATCCAGAGACGAACACTGCATTTGTACCTAGTTGGCAAGGGTATAACTCAGTGACACAAGATCCAGCGATGTTGACGGAACAACTACAAACTACACTTGATATTGAGCAGCTGCTTTCAATTTACCTTGCAGCAATTGGAGCTAGCCACAAAGTCGCTGCCGTGGAGTTAGATACTTACCACGGAAAGTTTACGGCCGGTATGCCAAGCTCTTCACATGAAGAGTTAGCGTTACCAATTCAGATCAATGATCAACTTATGGGTCGTCTTCGTTATTTTTCGACTAAACCGATCACAGATATTTTGTTGTCGTCTTTGAGTAACTTTCAAAAGCGTTTGGTATTTCCATTACGCAATGCATTGGCTTTTTGGCAGTTACAACAAATGGCACTTAAAGATCCGTTGACTGCTATTGGTAACAGAGCAAGTTATGACGACGCGATTGGTCGTGCAATTTGTAGTGCGAAGCGTCGCGATACAAAGTTTAGTCTGATGGTGTTAGATTTAGATAACTTCAAACAAGCAAACGACCGTTATGGCCACCAACTTGGTGATCAAATCTTAGTCCGCTTTACCCAATTGTTATTGGATTGCATTCGAGGCACAGATCAGGCGTTTCGCTTTGGAGGTGACGAATTTGCAATCATTTTGGACGAGCAAGCCAAAGACTGTGCACGATTTGTAGCTGAACGACTTCAGCAAGCTGTACTCGGCTCTGAAATCGCCCAGAAGTACTCGGTAGGAGTCAGTATTGGCTATGCCGTGTTTGACAAAGCAGACTCTACGACTAGTTTGTTTGCTAGGGCAGATAAGGCGCTA